CCGGGATGATCTCGTCGACACCCTGCACAACCGCGTAATTGTTATAGACGCCCCCGCAGGAAGCGCAGTCGCCCATCGAGATAACCCACTTGGGGTTTGACATCTGATCGTAGAGGGTACGGACGACCGGAGCCATCTTGCGCGTAACGCGTCCGGCAACAATCATCAGGTCGGCCTGACGCGGACTGGCGCGGTTCAGCTCCATCCCAAAACGCGAAAGGTCGTAGCGACCGCCCTGCGTGCTCATATACTCAATCGCGCAGCAGGCCAGACCAAACAACAGCGGCCATGTAGCGCCGGTGCGTGCCCAGTTGATTGCAGTCTCAAGTGTCGTCGTGACGACGCCGAGATTACCCAGCTTCGGTGTTATTCCCATTCCAGGGCGCCCTTCTTCCACTCGTACACGAGACCAACGGTAAGGATCACGACGAATAAGCCCATAACAGCCAGACCGTAGAGGCCGAGGTCGCGGAACACAACCGCGAAGGGCAAAAAGAAGATGACTTCAACGTCGAAAAGGATGAAAAGCACGGCCACGAGGTAGAATTTTACCGGCATACGGCGCGTGCCGGGTCCGATAGGCTTCATACCCGACTCGTAAGGAGCCGTCTTACGCGAGGTGGGCTTATGGGGGCCAAATATACGTGAGATAACAAGGATGATGAGGGCTAACCCAATAGCCAATAGAACCATCACCCCGATGGGCGCGAACGCTTGCAGAGCCATACTCAGCCCTCGAATTCCGATTGTTCATTTTCGCACAATTAACTCAGGTACAGGTTAGCATAACGGGCGAGTGATTGTCAAATTCACTCCCGGTTAAATTCCTGCCTGATAGTCGGAATATGATACCGCAAACGCTAA
Above is a window of Candidatus Flexicrinis proximus DNA encoding:
- a CDS encoding NADH-quinone oxidoreductase subunit A, producing MALQAFAPIGVMVLLAIGLALIILVISRIFGPHKPTSRKTAPYESGMKPIGPGTRRMPVKFYLVAVLFILFDVEVIFFLPFAVVFRDLGLYGLAVMGLFVVILTVGLVYEWKKGALEWE
- a CDS encoding NADH-quinone oxidoreductase subunit B, with protein sequence MGITPKLGNLGVVTTTLETAINWARTGATWPLLFGLACCAIEYMSTQGGRYDLSRFGMELNRASPRQADLMIVAGRVTRKMAPVVRTLYDQMSNPKWVISMGDCASCGGVYNNYAVVQGVDEIIPVDVYVAGCPPRPEQLMHGILTLHEKIMGEHIKDWAN